Genomic segment of Gemmatimonadaceae bacterium:
GAGCTCCTCGCGCGCGCGATCCATCACCGCCGGCGTGATCTCGGCAATCGCACGGTCGCGCGCGTAGTCGCTGTAGATCTTCTTCACCATTCCGCGGACGAAGCTCGGCACCTTCGCGAGGCGCAGCTCGGCGTCAGCAGACCACATCGGGCGCGGAGCGCGTGGCGCCTCTTCGGTAAACGCGTCATCGCGGCCGGCGAGAGCGGTGCGCGTGAACTCGAGCGGTTGGTCATCGAGCGTTCGCCCGCCGATCTCGACGCCTAACGTGCTCACGAGCTGCGTCTCCATCGGATTCGCGAGCATCGCGACGCGTCGCCCGCAGCGCGGGCAGGTGAATGACGCGGTGAACGTGCCGTCGCCCGGTTGCTGCCGCTCCTCGAAGGTCATCTGCGTGTCGCAGTCGATGCAAAGGAATTTCAAAGGGGCTAGGGGCTAAGGGCTGGGGGCTAGGGCCTGCACCAGAGACATCGGCAACGGCGGCGTGCTGGCACCTGGTGGGACGAATGGAAGCCGCGCGAGCAATGGTACGTCGAACGCCGCGGCGAGGCGGGCGCCCGCGTTACCCGAGAACAATGGGCCGATCGTGTCACAGGTCGCGCATGCGTATCCGCTCATGTTCTCGACGACGCCGAGGATGGTGACGCCGGCGTCGCGGGCGGCCGCGAGCGCGCGCTGCACCGAGCGCGCGGACTCGTCGCTCGGGATCGTCACGGCGATTGCCGCGAGCTTGTCGTGGACGAGGGTCGCGAGATCGGCGAGGCGTCCCGCGTCCGGCGGCATGTCGATGAGCAGCAGGTCGAGCGCGCCCCACGCCACGTCGCCAAGAAATTCACGCAGCACGCTCGCCTCGGCGGCCCCGCGCCAGACATGCGATTCGCCCGCGGTCGAGCGCCAGGCGAGCGGGCGTCCGTCGTCGAGCAGCAGATCCGTGGAAACCACGCGAATATCGTGGCTGCCTAACGCTGGATGCACCGCATCGTCGCCGACGCGGAGCGGCCCGCAGGCACCGAGCAATCGCGCGACCGTGGGGCTCTGCAGGTCCGCGTCGAGCACTCCGACGGACGCTGCTCGCTCAGCGACCACGCGCGCGAGCGACGCGGTCACGTAGCTCTTGCCGACGCCGCCTTTGCCGCTGACGATGGCGACGACGCGCTTGACGTTTCGCAATCGCTCGATGACGCGTGCTCGTTGCCGGCCGACCTGCTCGCCTAACGCGGAGCGGTCCGGGCCTTCGACGTCGAAATAAGTACGATGAGTCACAGATCCCACGCTGCCCGCGCGAGCATCCAGAGGGTGATGACGATGACGCCGATGCCGACGACGTAGAATGACCGCGGAATCGGCCGGTCGGCGCCGGCGAAAAAAGAATAACGAATGAGGGGAAACAGCAGCACCGCGTCGAGCGCCCACAGTACGCGGACGAAGATCACGTTCTGCCAACGCAAGATCCCGAAGAACACCAGCACAGCGACGCCAGCGCCGGCGATCAGCCACGGCAGGGGTGAACCAAGGGGCGAGAAGGGAAGCAGGCCCGCGCGCCACATCTCGTACGCCGACGCCTCACGCAGGATCGCGGCGTGAAGATATACGAACGCGGCCTGCCTGAATTTCATCTCGCGCGAGGTCCACACGTGCAGTGTGGCCGCATCCGCCATCGAAGACCGTTCCCGTGTGCGACGCGGCGATATTAGCGCTGGGGATCGCAGGGGGTTAGGGGAGTAGGGGCTAGGGGTTAAGTGGGCCTGACAGAATCGGAACAAACGCCGACGCCTGCTGCTTCGTAATTGTATACAAGGACGGTCGAGCAGTCGGACTCAGACGAAACGGTCGGAGAGGAGGGGGACATGTCTCGGATTACTGCATGGGGCATTCGATGCCTCGCGTTTGCTATCGCCTTCACGTCAACGGCAAATGCGCAGCAGCTACCCGCCGGACGCGCGCCCGTGCCGCGGCAAGTGCTGAATGCGAGGACGGTCTTCATCGGGAATGGCGGAAGCGAGAGCTACGGCGCGGACAGCTATTATCATCTCACGAAATTCGACGGCGGTCCGGACCGCGCGTACAACTCGTTCTATGCGGCGGTGAAGGAGTGGGGGCACTACGACCTCGTTGGCACCACCGACGTCGCCGATCTGCTGCTCGTGATTCGATTCACGAATCCCGTCGTCGATCGCTCGAATCTGATCGCGAGCGGGGATCAGCCGCACGACTGGGTCTACGATCCGCAGCTCAACGTGTCGATGAACGATCCCCGAACGGGACTCCCGCTCTGGGCGATCACGGAGCACATCGAGCCGTCGAACGATCGCGCGGTCGCGAACCGGCATTTCGACGAAGCGGTCACGCGGCTCGTCGCTGATTTGCAAAGACTCATCCTGAATCCCGATGCGCCCGTTGCGCAAACGCCGCCGCCGGGTGCAATCGCCGCGGCGGAGAAGTATCAACGCGGGAAGCATGCGGGCATCGGAATGTTGTTAGGCGCAGCCGTCGGCACATACGTCGGCTCGCGGTCGGTGAACGACGCTTGCACCGACTTCAATAACCTCGAAGGGTGCTATTCGCGCGGCGTGTCGCGCGGACGCAATATCCTCATCGGCGGCGTCGCGGGCGCCATCGCAGGGTCCCTCATTGGTTGGGTGTGGCCGACCAGCGTCGAGGGATTGCCGGGCGTCGAGGTGCGCTATTAAGATCGCAGGGCCATACCAGGAGAGGGCATGGTCCTCGGACATTACGGCGTCGCCTTTGCCGCCAAGCGCCTAACGCCGCGCACGTCGCTCGGGACGTCGGTGCTCGCCGCGCAATGGCTCGACGAGCTCTGGCCGATCCTCGTCGTCGCCGGCGTCGAACAGGTGGCCGTGTCATCGGCACCGGTCGGCGCGAGCACATTGGATTTCGTCTACTATCCGTTCTCGCACAGTCTCGCCGCCGCCGTCGTCTGGAGCATCGTCTTCGGAGGACTCTATTTCTTATCGCGGCGCGATCGTCGGAGCGCATTGATCGTTGGACTGCTCGTGCTGAGTCATTGGGTTC
This window contains:
- a CDS encoding P-loop NTPase translates to MTHRTYFDVEGPDRSALGEQVGRQRARVIERLRNVKRVVAIVSGKGGVGKSYVTASLARVVAERAASVGVLDADLQSPTVARLLGACGPLRVGDDAVHPALGSHDIRVVSTDLLLDDGRPLAWRSTAGESHVWRGAAEASVLREFLGDVAWGALDLLLIDMPPDAGRLADLATLVHDKLAAIAVTIPSDESARSVQRALAAARDAGVTILGVVENMSGYACATCDTIGPLFSGNAGARLAAAFDVPLLARLPFVPPGASTPPLPMSLVQALAPSP